One Camelina sativa cultivar DH55 chromosome 3, Cs, whole genome shotgun sequence genomic window carries:
- the LOC104775289 gene encoding uncharacterized protein LOC104775289 isoform X1: MPMERSYSNARMANSFMFWNDCVEPEDLEEMWMDPAVSAEWIDVGETKGQKVHLSRDPDGQPYLTQTEMKAVADITVRRHFDSILDPEMICAIAELESDRKPLIMRYSKKTKETGLGILQVFEKTAAWLAGGQGYQAYNVDDNPDLLHKPFINVYFGAAYLKWLTDYQNNQRSEEFVVRAYNGGTKKATHKSTLPYWKRYLAVKESLPSRKHVDTGPSSFHPTNHALAGSNTNFTYWDCRASPEDMEDMWNHSEVCKEWTKSKEERGKVRFSQDGEKRPYLSRGELKAVAEIIVSKYFSTKGIRVPLVCAVADTVCMRFVNGTKKHVGILGVDYSTASWLYSELGYRAYRVDSADDLTKPFVSMYFGVAYLVWLSEYEGSQRSNQFIVQAYMRGPDHVDLEQSCPIWLKFEQALSYYEESKSRESGSCIIL, translated from the exons ATGCCAATGGAAAGGTCGTATAGCAATGCAAGAATGGCCAACAGTTTCATGTTCTGGAATGATTGTGTTGAGCCAGAGGATTTAGAAGAAATGTGGATGGATCCTGCGGTGAGTGCTGAATGGATTGATGTTGGTGAGACTAAAGGGCAGAAGGTTCACCTCTCTAGGGATCCTGATGGACAACCTTATCTAACACAGACCGAGATGAAG GCTGTTGCTGATATTACTGTCCGGAGGCATTTTGATTCCATATTGGATCCG GAAATGATATGCGCAATTGCTGAGCTTGAAAGTGACCGGAAGCCTCTTATTATGCGGTACAGCAAAAAGACCAAAGAAACTGGCCTAGGAATTTTACAAGTTTTCGAAAAGACAGCAGCGTGGTTGGCTGG GGGGCAAGGCTATCAGGCATATAATGTGGATGACAATCCAGATCTTCTTCACAAGCCctttataaatgtatattttggTGCAGCTTACCTGAAATGGTTAACAGACTATCAGAATAA CCAGAGAAGTGAAGAGTTTGTTGTCAGAGCATATAATGGTGGGACAAAAAAGGCGACTCACAAGTCGACATTACCATATTGGAAACGATACCTTGCAGTGAAAGAAAGTCTTCCTTCAAG AAAACATGTTGATACTGGCCCTTCAAGCTTTCATCCTACGAATCATGCTTTAGCAGGCTCAA ACACCAATTTCACATACTGGGACTGTCGAGCTTCCCCTGAAGATATGGAAGATATGTGGAATCATTCTGAAGTATGTAAAGAGTGGACAAAATCTAAAGAAGAAAGGGGAAAGGTTCGTTTTTCACAAGATGGTGAAAAGAGGCCTTACCTTTCTCGAGGGGAACTAAAG GCTGTTGCAGAAATAATTGTTTCAAAGTACTTCAGCACGAAAGGAATTAGAGTT CCTCTTGTGTGTGCGGTTGCTGATACTGTGTGCATGCGGTTTGTGAATGGTACTAAGAAACATGTTGGAATACTCGGAGTGGACTACTCAACCGCTTCCTGGTTATATTC GGAGCTAGGATACCGAGCATACAGAGTTGATTCAGCAGACGATCTAACCAAACCATTTGTCTCAATGTACTTCGGTGTAGcctatttggtttggttatccGAATATGAAGGAAG TCAGAGAAGTAATCAATTCATTGTCCAAGCTTATATGAGAGGTCCTGACCACGTTGATCTTGAGCAATCATGTCCAATCTGGCTCAAGTTCGAGCAAGCTCTAAGCTATTATGAAGAGTCCAAAAG CAGGGAATCAGGAAGTTGCATTATCCTATGA
- the LOC104775289 gene encoding uncharacterized protein LOC104775289 isoform X2 translates to MPMERSYSNARMANSFMFWNDCVEPEDLEEMWMDPAVSAEWIDVGETKGQKVHLSRDPDGQPYLTQTEMKAVADITVRRHFDSILDPEMICAIAELESDRKPLIMRYSKKTKETGLGILQVFEKTAAWLAGGQGYQAYNVDDNPDLLHKPFINVYFGAAYLKWLTDYQNNQRSEEFVVRAYNGGTKKATHKSTLPYWKRYLAVKESLPSRKHVDTGPSSFHPTNHALAGSNTNFTYWDCRASPEDMEDMWNHSEVCKEWTKSKEERGKVRFSQDGEKRPYLSRGELKAVAEIIVSKYFSTKGIRVPLVCAVADTVCMRFVNGTKKHVGILGVDYSTASWLYSELGYRAYRVDSADDLTKPFVSMYFGVAYLVWLSEYEGSQRSNQFIVQAYMRGPDHVDLEQSCPIWLKFEQALSYYEESKRESGSCIIL, encoded by the exons ATGCCAATGGAAAGGTCGTATAGCAATGCAAGAATGGCCAACAGTTTCATGTTCTGGAATGATTGTGTTGAGCCAGAGGATTTAGAAGAAATGTGGATGGATCCTGCGGTGAGTGCTGAATGGATTGATGTTGGTGAGACTAAAGGGCAGAAGGTTCACCTCTCTAGGGATCCTGATGGACAACCTTATCTAACACAGACCGAGATGAAG GCTGTTGCTGATATTACTGTCCGGAGGCATTTTGATTCCATATTGGATCCG GAAATGATATGCGCAATTGCTGAGCTTGAAAGTGACCGGAAGCCTCTTATTATGCGGTACAGCAAAAAGACCAAAGAAACTGGCCTAGGAATTTTACAAGTTTTCGAAAAGACAGCAGCGTGGTTGGCTGG GGGGCAAGGCTATCAGGCATATAATGTGGATGACAATCCAGATCTTCTTCACAAGCCctttataaatgtatattttggTGCAGCTTACCTGAAATGGTTAACAGACTATCAGAATAA CCAGAGAAGTGAAGAGTTTGTTGTCAGAGCATATAATGGTGGGACAAAAAAGGCGACTCACAAGTCGACATTACCATATTGGAAACGATACCTTGCAGTGAAAGAAAGTCTTCCTTCAAG AAAACATGTTGATACTGGCCCTTCAAGCTTTCATCCTACGAATCATGCTTTAGCAGGCTCAA ACACCAATTTCACATACTGGGACTGTCGAGCTTCCCCTGAAGATATGGAAGATATGTGGAATCATTCTGAAGTATGTAAAGAGTGGACAAAATCTAAAGAAGAAAGGGGAAAGGTTCGTTTTTCACAAGATGGTGAAAAGAGGCCTTACCTTTCTCGAGGGGAACTAAAG GCTGTTGCAGAAATAATTGTTTCAAAGTACTTCAGCACGAAAGGAATTAGAGTT CCTCTTGTGTGTGCGGTTGCTGATACTGTGTGCATGCGGTTTGTGAATGGTACTAAGAAACATGTTGGAATACTCGGAGTGGACTACTCAACCGCTTCCTGGTTATATTC GGAGCTAGGATACCGAGCATACAGAGTTGATTCAGCAGACGATCTAACCAAACCATTTGTCTCAATGTACTTCGGTGTAGcctatttggtttggttatccGAATATGAAGGAAG TCAGAGAAGTAATCAATTCATTGTCCAAGCTTATATGAGAGGTCCTGACCACGTTGATCTTGAGCAATCATGTCCAATCTGGCTCAAGTTCGAGCAAGCTCTAAGCTATTATGAAGAGTCCAAAAG GGAATCAGGAAGTTGCATTATCCTATGA
- the LOC104775326 gene encoding metal tolerance protein 10-like isoform X1: MATEHIVRTADEYNVELLPSDHDAPPLQSSWRLSLDAFQLPSSPSSTGRHDGLTRFSRYFRTPRKERRVSEYYKKQGRLLEGFNEMETIHETGFASGAPTEEEMKKLAKSERLAVHISNATNLVLFVAKVYASMESRSMAVIASTLDSLLDLLSGFILWFTANAMRKPNQFHYPIGKRRMQPVGIIVFASVMATLGLQVLLESGRQLVAKSGIHMNSTEEKWMIGIMVSVTIVKFLLMLYCRGFQNEIVRAYAQDHLFDVVTNSIGLATAVLAVKFYWWIDPSGAILISLYTIATWARTVLENVHSLIGRSAPPDFLAKLTFLIWNHHEQIKHIDTVRAYTFGTHYFVEVDIVLPEDMRLQEAHNIGETLQEKLEQLAEVERAFVHIDFEFTHRPEHKCN; this comes from the exons ATGGCGACGGAGCATATAGTCCGAACGGCAGACGAATACAATGTCGAGCTTTTACCGAGCGACCACGATGCGCCGCCGCTTCAGTCGTCTTGGCGTCTCAGCCTCGACGCTTTTCAACTCCCTTCTTCACCCTCCTCCACCGGCCGTCACGACGGTCTCACTCGCTTCTCTCGCTATTTCCGTACCCCAA GAAAGGAACGTAGAGTCTCTGAATATTACAAGAAGCAAGGGAGGCTCCTTGAGGGTTTCAATGAGATGGAGACTATCCACGAAACTGGTTTTGCATCTGGTGCACCAACCGAG GAAGAAATGAAGAAGCTTGCAAAGAGTGAGAGACTGGCAGTTCACATCTCCAACGCAACAAATTTGGTGCTTTTTGTGGCTAAAGTTTATGCCTCTATGGAGAGTAGATCCATGGCTGTGATTGCTTCAACTTTGGACTCTCTCTTGGATCTCTTGTCTGGTTTTATTCTCTGGTTTACAGCTAACGCCATGAGGAAACCAAACCAGTTTCACTATCCCATCGGAAAGCGCCGGATGCAACCTGTG GGCATCATTGTGTTTGCTTCTGTGATGGCAACTCTTGGACTGCAAGTTTTACTAGAGTCAGGAAGGCAACTAGTTGCTAAG AGTGGTATACATATGAATAGCACAGAAGAGAAATGGATGATTGGGATCATGGTCTCTGTCACCATCGTGAAGTTTCTACTCATGCTTTATTGCAGAGGATTTCAGAACGAAATCGTTAGGGCCTATGCTCAGGATCACCTCTTTGACGTCGTTACCAATTCAATCGGCTTAGCAACAGCTGTCTTGGCCGTCAAATTCTACTGGTGGATTGATCCCTCTGGTGCTATACTT ATATCTTTGTACACCATAGCAACATGGGCAAGAACCGTACTAGAGAACGTCCATTCGCTGATAGGACGCTCTGCGCCGCCAGATTTCTTGGCGAAACTGACATTCTTGATATGGAACCATCACGAACAAATCAAGCATATTGACACAGTAAGGGCTTACACTTTTGGGACACACTATTTCGTGGAAGTGGACATTGTTTTGCCAGAGGACATGAGACTACAAGAGGCTCACAACATCGGAGAGACTCTTCAGGAGAAGCTAGAGCAGCTCGCTGAAGTGGAACGAGCTTTTGTCCACATAGACTTCGAGTTCACTCATCGTCCTGAACACAAATGTAATTAG
- the LOC104775326 gene encoding metal tolerance protein 10-like isoform X2 translates to MSSFYRATTMRRRFSRLGVSASTLFNSLLHPPPPAVTTVSLASLAISVPQERNVESLNITRSKGGSLRVSMRWRLSTKLVLHLVHQPRSGSSLSSFLEEMKKLAKSERLAVHISNATNLVLFVAKVYASMESRSMAVIASTLDSLLDLLSGFILWFTANAMRKPNQFHYPIGKRRMQPVGIIVFASVMATLGLQVLLESGRQLVAKSGIHMNSTEEKWMIGIMVSVTIVKFLLMLYCRGFQNEIVRAYAQDHLFDVVTNSIGLATAVLAVKFYWWIDPSGAILISLYTIATWARTVLENVHSLIGRSAPPDFLAKLTFLIWNHHEQIKHIDTVRAYTFGTHYFVEVDIVLPEDMRLQEAHNIGETLQEKLEQLAEVERAFVHIDFEFTHRPEHKCN, encoded by the exons ATGTCGAGCTTTTACCGAGCGACCACGATGCGCCGCCGCTTCAGTCGTCTTGGCGTCTCAGCCTCGACGCTTTTCAACTCCCTTCTTCACCCTCCTCCACCGGCCGTCACGACGGTCTCACTCGCTTCTCTCGCTATTTCCGTACCCCAA GAAAGGAACGTAGAGTCTCTGAATATTACAAGAAGCAAGGGAGGCTCCTTGAGGGTTTCAATGAGATGGAGACTATCCACGAAACTGGTTTTGCATCTGGTGCACCAACCGAGGTCTGGCAGCTCTTTATCTAGTTTTTTG GAAGAAATGAAGAAGCTTGCAAAGAGTGAGAGACTGGCAGTTCACATCTCCAACGCAACAAATTTGGTGCTTTTTGTGGCTAAAGTTTATGCCTCTATGGAGAGTAGATCCATGGCTGTGATTGCTTCAACTTTGGACTCTCTCTTGGATCTCTTGTCTGGTTTTATTCTCTGGTTTACAGCTAACGCCATGAGGAAACCAAACCAGTTTCACTATCCCATCGGAAAGCGCCGGATGCAACCTGTG GGCATCATTGTGTTTGCTTCTGTGATGGCAACTCTTGGACTGCAAGTTTTACTAGAGTCAGGAAGGCAACTAGTTGCTAAG AGTGGTATACATATGAATAGCACAGAAGAGAAATGGATGATTGGGATCATGGTCTCTGTCACCATCGTGAAGTTTCTACTCATGCTTTATTGCAGAGGATTTCAGAACGAAATCGTTAGGGCCTATGCTCAGGATCACCTCTTTGACGTCGTTACCAATTCAATCGGCTTAGCAACAGCTGTCTTGGCCGTCAAATTCTACTGGTGGATTGATCCCTCTGGTGCTATACTT ATATCTTTGTACACCATAGCAACATGGGCAAGAACCGTACTAGAGAACGTCCATTCGCTGATAGGACGCTCTGCGCCGCCAGATTTCTTGGCGAAACTGACATTCTTGATATGGAACCATCACGAACAAATCAAGCATATTGACACAGTAAGGGCTTACACTTTTGGGACACACTATTTCGTGGAAGTGGACATTGTTTTGCCAGAGGACATGAGACTACAAGAGGCTCACAACATCGGAGAGACTCTTCAGGAGAAGCTAGAGCAGCTCGCTGAAGTGGAACGAGCTTTTGTCCACATAGACTTCGAGTTCACTCATCGTCCTGAACACAAATGTAATTAG
- the LOC104775348 gene encoding uncharacterized protein LOC104775348, giving the protein MAFLLTNLSSPSIHLQTGKYPNLKPIFSQSLSSSSISYEFEEDDFSTLSLSSIQSPPLKDAQVKTRHASQDKHNNHDKDEFYINLGVAVRTLREDLPLLFTRDLNYDIYRDDITLVDPMNTFTGIENYKLIFWALRFHGKILFRDISLEIFRVWQPSENMILIRWNLKGVPRVPWEAKGEFQGTSRYKLDRNGKIYEHKVDNLAFNFPHQLKPAASVLDLVTAASPASSPNPTFFLGPVDSYSSSWVNFYQAVRRTLETEDVFVTDSLLTCS; this is encoded by the exons ATGGCTTTTCTTCTTACTAATCTATCATCTCCCTCAATCCATCTTCAAACCGGAAAATACCCAAACCTTAAACCCATTTTCAGTCAATCTCTATCGTCGTCTTCAATTAGCTACGAGTTTGAGGAAGATGATTTCTCTACACTCTCTCTTTCTAGCATCCAGTCTCCTCCTCTTAAAGATGCCCAGGTTAAGACAAGACACGCCTCTCAAGACAAGCATAATAACCACGACAAAGATGAATTCTACATCAATCTTGGTGTCGCTGTCCGTACACTTCGTGAAGATTTGCCTTTGCTCTTCACCAGAGACCTCAATTACGACATCTACAG GGATGATATAACACTTGTGGATCCGATGAACACGTTCACTGGGATTGAGAACTACAAATTGATCTTCTGGGCACTCAGATTTCATGGGAAGATATTGTTCAGGGATATCTCACTTGAGATCTTCAGGGTATGGCAACCATCAGAGAACATGATCCTCATCAGGTGGAATCTCAAGGGTGTGCCTCGAGTTCCATGGGAAGCTAAAGGAGAGTTTCAAGGCACTTCTCGCTATAAACTCGATCGTAATGGCAAAATCTATGAGCATAAAGTTGATAACTTGGCATTCAATTTCCCCCATCAGCTCAAACCCGCAGCTTCGGTTTTGGATTTGGTGACTGCTGCTTCCCCTGCAAGTAGTCCCAATCCTACCTTCTTTCTCGGTCCTGTGGACTCTTATTCATCTTCATGGGTTAACTTTTACCAAGCAGTGAGACGGACACTGGAGACAGAGGATGTGTTTGTCACAGACAGTTTACTCACATGCTCATAG
- the LOC104775362 gene encoding putative cyclin-B3-1 isoform X1 — translation MAFAKAPRLSRDDILGNRVSTRSFKIFSDNQKTDPVGTLGISQKTRIPLRRKSVTISSVAASNINMKKGISRIIGKGKSNNENSEEYNKVKRKALADLSNLGGNIGSTSMKWKGVKCGNLQRISVGSTRVNDLSVKKSTKEPDSKRTTELGNNNPIKTGQKFIKSKTLSLGSTAGGTRKSLPTLKRTSLVEKSIKKYNVSSLNSKQLGQGPASKVSNKGVPQLSSVHLVRKSIKIQKTVKTSLQNRSSLKKPPVGRISSVPSSDEVVPTLSLPKKVETECLKEDTQGQSSSSENNDPTTKVLDVTAKPKSKRRMSFTSLLVTGSKFDEKNGDTALPEKLPNIDNESNQLEVAEYVDDIYQFYWIAEALSPALGYYLSAHAEVSPVTRGILINWLIEVHFKFDLMHETLYLTMNLLDRYLSQVPIRKNEMQLIGLTALLLASKYEDYWHPRIKDLISISAESYTRQQILGMERIMLKQLKFRLNAPTPYVFMLRFLKAAQSNKKLEQLAFYLIELCLVEYEPLKYKPSLLCASAIYVARCTLHLTPVWTPLLNKHTHYNVSQMKDSSDMILRFHKAAKTGKLRVTYEKYMNPGHSNVAVLKPLDKLPL, via the exons ATGGCGTTCGCGAAG GCACCAAGACTTAGTAGAGATGATATACTTGGAAATCGAG TGAGCACTAggagtttcaaaattttctccGATAATCAGAAAACTGATCCAGTCGGTACACT agGGATTTCACAGAAGACTCGTATTCCTTTGAG GAGAAAGTCTGTTACAATTAGCAGTGTAGCAGCTTCTAACATCAATATGAAG AAGGGCATTTCGAGAATCATAGGCAAGGGCAAAAGCAATAATGAAAATTCTG AGGAATATAATAAAGTCAAAAGAAAAGCTTTGGCTGATTTAAGTAATCTTGGTGGGAATATTGGCAGCACTAGCAT GAAATGGAAGGGTGTCAAATGTGGAAATTTGCAAAG GATTTCAGTTGGTTCAACCAGAGTTAATGATCTTTCAGTTAAAAAGTCTACCAAG GAGCCTGATAGTAAAAGAACAACCGAACTTGGAAACAATAACCCTATTAAGACAG GTCAGAAATTCATCAAAAGCAAAACCCTGAGCCTTGGATCAACGGCTGGTGGAACAAG AAAATCCTTACCAACTTTAAAGAGAACAAGCCTCGTAGAGAAGAGCATAAAAAAG TACAATGTCTCAAGCTTGAATTCGAAACAGTTGGGTCAGGGTCCAG CTAGTAAAGTCAGCAACAAAGGCGTCCCACAGCTGAGCAGTGTCCATCTCGTAAGGAAATCTATCAAG ATCCAGAAAACAGTAAAGACGTCGCTACAAAACCGTAGTTCTCTTAAGAAGCCCCCAGTTGGTAGAATTTCTTCAGTTCCTTCTTCTGATGAAGTTGTCCCAACACTGTCACTTCCGAAAAAGGTTGAAACAGAATGTCTCAAAGAAGATACTCAGGGACAGAGTTCTTCTAGTGAAAACAATGACCCAACAACAAAAGTGTTGGATGTTACAGCAAAGCCAAAATCAAAACGTAGAATGTCTTTCACATCTCTACTAGTGACAGGATCAAAG TTTGATGAGAAAAATGGTGATACTGCACTGCCAGAAAAGCTTCCCAACATTGATAATGAATCCAATCAGCTGGAAGTTGCGGAATACGTGGATGACATATATCAGTTCTATTGGATTGCAGAG GCATTAAGTCCAGCTTTGGGATACTACTTGTCAGCTCATGCAGAAGTTAGTCCAGTTACACGTGGAATTTTGATCAACTGGCTTATCGAA gttcatttcaaatttgatctAATGCATGAGACACTCTACCTCACAATGAACTTATTAGACCGTTACCTTTCCCAAGTTCCTATACGGAAGAACGAGATGCAATTGATTGGTCTTACTGCACTCCTATTGGCGTCTAAATACGAGGACTATTGGCATCCCAGG ATCAAAGACTTGATTAGCATCTCAGCAGAATCATACACCAGACAACAAATCTTGGGAATG GAGAGGATTATGCTTAAACAGTTAAAGTTCCGTTTGAATGCACCCACCCCCTACGTTTTCATGTTGAGGTTCCTAAAAGCTGCTCAATCAAATAAGAAG CTTGAACAACTTGCCTTCTACCTTATCGAGCTGTGCTTGGTTGAATACGAACCTTTGAAGTATAAGCCGTCATTGCTATGTGCATCAGCCATTTATGTTGCCCGATGCACTTTGCATCTGACTCCAGTTTGGACCCCGCTCCTAAACAAACATACCCACTACAATGTCTCTCAGATGAA GGATTCTTCTGACATGATCTTGAGGTTTCACAAAGCTGCTAAAACAGGAAAACTGAGGGTCACTTATGAGAAGTACATGAATCCAGGTCACAGTAACGTTGCAGTCTTGAAACCCTTGGATAAGCTCCCTCTTTAA
- the LOC104775362 gene encoding putative cyclin-B3-1 isoform X2 has protein sequence MAFAKAPRLSRDDILGNRVSTRSFKIFSDNQKTDPVGTLGISQKTRIPLRRKSVTISSVAASNINMKKGISRIIGKGKSNNENSEEYNKVKRKALADLSNLGGNIGSTSMKWKGVKCGNLQRISVGSTRVNDLSVKKSTKEPDSKRTTELGNNNPIKTGQKFIKSKTLSLGSTAGGTRKSLPTLKRTSLVEKSIKKYNVSSLNSKQLGQGPASKVSNKGVPQLSSVHLVRKSIKKTVKTSLQNRSSLKKPPVGRISSVPSSDEVVPTLSLPKKVETECLKEDTQGQSSSSENNDPTTKVLDVTAKPKSKRRMSFTSLLVTGSKFDEKNGDTALPEKLPNIDNESNQLEVAEYVDDIYQFYWIAEALSPALGYYLSAHAEVSPVTRGILINWLIEVHFKFDLMHETLYLTMNLLDRYLSQVPIRKNEMQLIGLTALLLASKYEDYWHPRIKDLISISAESYTRQQILGMERIMLKQLKFRLNAPTPYVFMLRFLKAAQSNKKLEQLAFYLIELCLVEYEPLKYKPSLLCASAIYVARCTLHLTPVWTPLLNKHTHYNVSQMKDSSDMILRFHKAAKTGKLRVTYEKYMNPGHSNVAVLKPLDKLPL, from the exons ATGGCGTTCGCGAAG GCACCAAGACTTAGTAGAGATGATATACTTGGAAATCGAG TGAGCACTAggagtttcaaaattttctccGATAATCAGAAAACTGATCCAGTCGGTACACT agGGATTTCACAGAAGACTCGTATTCCTTTGAG GAGAAAGTCTGTTACAATTAGCAGTGTAGCAGCTTCTAACATCAATATGAAG AAGGGCATTTCGAGAATCATAGGCAAGGGCAAAAGCAATAATGAAAATTCTG AGGAATATAATAAAGTCAAAAGAAAAGCTTTGGCTGATTTAAGTAATCTTGGTGGGAATATTGGCAGCACTAGCAT GAAATGGAAGGGTGTCAAATGTGGAAATTTGCAAAG GATTTCAGTTGGTTCAACCAGAGTTAATGATCTTTCAGTTAAAAAGTCTACCAAG GAGCCTGATAGTAAAAGAACAACCGAACTTGGAAACAATAACCCTATTAAGACAG GTCAGAAATTCATCAAAAGCAAAACCCTGAGCCTTGGATCAACGGCTGGTGGAACAAG AAAATCCTTACCAACTTTAAAGAGAACAAGCCTCGTAGAGAAGAGCATAAAAAAG TACAATGTCTCAAGCTTGAATTCGAAACAGTTGGGTCAGGGTCCAG CTAGTAAAGTCAGCAACAAAGGCGTCCCACAGCTGAGCAGTGTCCATCTCGTAAGGAAATCTATCAAG AAAACAGTAAAGACGTCGCTACAAAACCGTAGTTCTCTTAAGAAGCCCCCAGTTGGTAGAATTTCTTCAGTTCCTTCTTCTGATGAAGTTGTCCCAACACTGTCACTTCCGAAAAAGGTTGAAACAGAATGTCTCAAAGAAGATACTCAGGGACAGAGTTCTTCTAGTGAAAACAATGACCCAACAACAAAAGTGTTGGATGTTACAGCAAAGCCAAAATCAAAACGTAGAATGTCTTTCACATCTCTACTAGTGACAGGATCAAAG TTTGATGAGAAAAATGGTGATACTGCACTGCCAGAAAAGCTTCCCAACATTGATAATGAATCCAATCAGCTGGAAGTTGCGGAATACGTGGATGACATATATCAGTTCTATTGGATTGCAGAG GCATTAAGTCCAGCTTTGGGATACTACTTGTCAGCTCATGCAGAAGTTAGTCCAGTTACACGTGGAATTTTGATCAACTGGCTTATCGAA gttcatttcaaatttgatctAATGCATGAGACACTCTACCTCACAATGAACTTATTAGACCGTTACCTTTCCCAAGTTCCTATACGGAAGAACGAGATGCAATTGATTGGTCTTACTGCACTCCTATTGGCGTCTAAATACGAGGACTATTGGCATCCCAGG ATCAAAGACTTGATTAGCATCTCAGCAGAATCATACACCAGACAACAAATCTTGGGAATG GAGAGGATTATGCTTAAACAGTTAAAGTTCCGTTTGAATGCACCCACCCCCTACGTTTTCATGTTGAGGTTCCTAAAAGCTGCTCAATCAAATAAGAAG CTTGAACAACTTGCCTTCTACCTTATCGAGCTGTGCTTGGTTGAATACGAACCTTTGAAGTATAAGCCGTCATTGCTATGTGCATCAGCCATTTATGTTGCCCGATGCACTTTGCATCTGACTCCAGTTTGGACCCCGCTCCTAAACAAACATACCCACTACAATGTCTCTCAGATGAA GGATTCTTCTGACATGATCTTGAGGTTTCACAAAGCTGCTAAAACAGGAAAACTGAGGGTCACTTATGAGAAGTACATGAATCCAGGTCACAGTAACGTTGCAGTCTTGAAACCCTTGGATAAGCTCCCTCTTTAA